A region from the Vibrio rumoiensis genome encodes:
- a CDS encoding EAL domain-containing protein produces MVFEFPEVCFTKHLEEKVITQLLLQHSFKFGIDNFGHTFSSIDYLHQVHPTYVKLDFTYTSQLDDPAKYDLLASMTRIAKNLGIGMIATHVENLKQIDQLVELDIRRFQGFITDKLELNGHKNADK; encoded by the coding sequence CTGGTATTTGAGTTTCCTGAGGTTTGCTTCACTAAGCACCTTGAAGAAAAAGTTATTACTCAATTACTACTCCAGCATTCGTTCAAGTTTGGTATTGATAACTTTGGTCATACTTTCAGCTCTATCGATTACTTACATCAAGTTCACCCGACCTATGTCAAATTAGATTTTACGTATACGAGCCAATTGGATGATCCGGCAAAATATGACCTTCTCGCTTCTATGACTCGCATCGCCAAAAACTTAGGCATTGGCATGATTGCAACTCATGTAGAGAATTTAAAGCAAATTGATCAATTAGTTGAGCTTGATATTCGACGCTTCCAAGGGTTCATTACCGATAAGCTAGAATTAAACGGCCATAAAAACGCTGACAAATAA
- a CDS encoding LapD/MoxY N-terminal periplasmic domain-containing protein yields MSLYNKFQIWLSITFLILTTSVFGLLLHSSHTYLKTQQKIEMTNMISALNIALTPFIHQKDKVGLESVINASFDSGFYGSITLKINDSNTQIQRKNLNQNSDSPEWFQKIAPFEELTESRVLMDGWMQAATLTVTNNTATGYDQLWALTLRLLTAFIINSLLAAISMIIILRVMFKPLKDIQKRANEISLNKFGDPIPQVNTRELSDVIQAINYMSKHIEAHYLQSANEVKRLRMRAYQDPVSELSNREYFITQLEPWLTSNTHDHCGLWLMKVDAIEDAYENKEFDKADSMVKELAQKLSSFVDGRSTFSRFSRSEFILLVPHCHYEYLEQVSETALNLVNEWQPNELIEDNSASIGMMVLHHQTDMRTVFTQLDSALTQARQQSGLKAFYIMKILFLYNENTILPEFTKGKMEWQNFVKQGIENQQVKIRLQPAINKEQQILHYEAFAYIEVDNIIYTANHFITALEDSDVAYQFDNHVLTLVSKQLAANPSKSPITVNISKDSLHNSQFVVFLTQMLKANPQLRDAGI; encoded by the coding sequence ATGAGTCTATATAATAAATTTCAAATTTGGTTATCGATAACCTTCTTAATATTGACGACATCGGTTTTTGGCTTACTACTCCACTCTAGCCATACTTACCTGAAGACTCAGCAAAAGATTGAGATGACGAACATGATCAGCGCATTGAATATTGCGCTAACTCCGTTCATTCATCAAAAAGATAAAGTGGGTTTAGAGTCCGTCATTAATGCCTCTTTTGATAGTGGCTTCTACGGTTCTATCACACTCAAAATAAATGATAGCAATACCCAAATTCAACGTAAGAATCTTAATCAAAATTCTGACTCACCTGAATGGTTTCAAAAAATTGCGCCTTTTGAAGAGCTAACAGAATCTCGCGTATTAATGGATGGTTGGATGCAAGCCGCAACCTTAACTGTCACCAATAATACGGCAACAGGTTATGACCAATTATGGGCGCTGACTCTACGCTTGCTCACCGCATTTATTATTAATTCATTACTTGCTGCAATCTCGATGATCATCATACTTCGAGTCATGTTCAAACCATTAAAGGACATACAAAAGCGTGCGAATGAAATTAGCTTAAATAAGTTTGGCGACCCTATTCCTCAAGTCAATACTCGTGAACTCTCTGATGTGATACAAGCGATTAATTACATGAGTAAGCATATTGAAGCTCATTACTTACAATCGGCAAATGAAGTAAAACGCCTACGTATGCGCGCTTACCAAGATCCTGTTTCTGAGTTAAGTAATCGTGAATATTTCATCACTCAACTTGAACCATGGCTAACTTCTAACACCCATGATCATTGTGGTCTGTGGTTAATGAAAGTCGATGCCATTGAAGATGCGTATGAAAACAAAGAATTTGATAAAGCCGATAGCATGGTTAAAGAACTTGCTCAGAAATTAAGTTCATTTGTTGACGGAAGAAGTACCTTTTCTCGCTTTAGTCGTTCTGAGTTTATTTTACTGGTCCCTCATTGCCATTATGAGTATTTAGAACAAGTATCAGAGACCGCACTTAATCTCGTTAATGAATGGCAACCGAACGAATTAATTGAAGATAACTCAGCCTCTATTGGGATGATGGTTTTACATCATCAAACCGACATGAGAACAGTTTTCACCCAACTTGATAGCGCCCTAACTCAAGCTCGTCAACAAAGCGGCTTAAAAGCATTTTATATAATGAAAATACTATTTTTATATAATGAAAATACTATTTTGCCTGAGTTTACAAAGGGTAAAATGGAATGGCAGAACTTTGTTAAACAAGGTATTGAAAATCAACAGGTCAAAATTCGACTTCAACCAGCGATTAATAAAGAGCAACAAATCCTGCACTACGAGGCCTTTGCCTATATTGAAGTGGATAATATTATCTACACAGCCAATCATTTTATTACTGCACTAGAAGATAGTGATGTGGCCTATCAATTCGATAATCATGTATTAACGCTTGTGAGTAAGCAATTGGCTGCTAACCCAAGCAAGTCACCGATTACCGTTAATATAAGTAAAGATAGTCTTCATAATAGCCAATTTGTAGTCTTCTTAACTCAAATGCTAAAAGCTAACCCTCAACTTAGAGACGCTGGTATTTGA
- a CDS encoding transglutaminase-like cysteine peptidase translates to MQFLNAGGGDCEDFSIAKYYTLRELGVDDEKLRLIYVKSLTLNQFHMVVAYYETPSSMPLILDNIDGEIKPASQRSDLVPVYSFNATNLWITKEAQAECRPVMSPI, encoded by the coding sequence GTGCAGTTTCTTAATGCTGGCGGTGGAGACTGTGAAGATTTTAGTATTGCCAAATATTATACCCTGCGAGAATTAGGGGTAGATGACGAGAAATTGCGCTTAATCTACGTAAAATCACTGACATTAAACCAATTTCATATGGTCGTTGCCTATTATGAAACGCCAAGTTCAATGCCTTTAATTTTAGATAATATTGATGGCGAAATAAAACCGGCCAGTCAAAGAAGCGATCTCGTTCCTGTCTATAGTTTTAACGCCACTAACTTATGGATCACAAAGGAGGCGCAGGCTGAGTGCCGGCCGGTAATGTCTCCAATTTAA
- a CDS encoding OmpA family protein translates to MKALTLSLLVLLLGACSNLESDPPPIAFHSKDLSDSDNDGVINARDLCANTRKNAVIDNNGCPTVVHSEEENKLHILFANDSTVIPAAYDKHIKNMSSFLDKYPQTHIVLNGYASPVGPAEHNKYLSIHRAANVYKALVAAGVSPKRIETVGYGDSDQFKQHREKKL, encoded by the coding sequence ATGAAAGCATTAACTCTTTCTTTATTGGTTTTACTATTGGGTGCATGTTCAAACCTAGAATCTGATCCACCGCCAATCGCCTTTCATTCAAAAGATTTGAGCGATTCAGATAATGACGGTGTGATCAACGCGCGTGATTTATGTGCTAATACTCGTAAAAACGCCGTGATTGATAACAATGGTTGCCCTACTGTTGTCCATTCAGAAGAAGAAAATAAACTACACATTTTATTTGCTAACGATTCAACCGTGATTCCTGCCGCTTATGATAAGCACATTAAGAATATGAGTAGTTTCTTAGATAAATATCCACAAACTCATATTGTACTTAATGGTTATGCTAGCCCAGTTGGCCCGGCAGAGCACAACAAGTACCTCTCGATACATCGTGCAGCGAATGTCTATAAAGCCTTGGTTGCCGCAGGCGTCAGTCCTAAACGTATTGAAACCGTAGGTTACGGTGACAGCGATCAATTCAAGCAACATCGAGAGAAGAAACTATGA
- a CDS encoding bifunctional diguanylate cyclase/phosphodiesterase, with product MNNNQKKNKLRVRAYQDPVSGLANRKYMMTQLKSWIESGSTGGIALLKVDQLDDVYEKEGYIQGDELTRSFAASLMEISSDEFNIARLNNSEFMLLAPNISDEDMLELGRAMLNRVAELQNDPLDIAPLQAAVALIMKQTDDSISDLLARADNGLVQARANREEPMFLVLADSDESQPNFGKQQWKAIVDEAIANKEFIFNYQKAIDSNNQMLHQEVFAAIQKDDTRYSAGSFLNALESLDKGQDFDMYIIDAVFEQVDIYDPKYPIAVNLTQSSVNDTGFMRWLSQKMESNPEYANRILFEIPEICFIKQPDNTKLLCNIITSHKYSFGIDNFGHNFGSIDYLNAYRPAYVKLDFAYTTQIDDNEKADVVFSIARTAANLSITTIASRVETIEQKNKLIELELGGFQGFVTEQINNVTEGQA from the coding sequence TTGAACAACAATCAGAAGAAAAACAAACTACGTGTTCGTGCGTACCAAGATCCAGTATCAGGATTGGCTAATCGCAAATACATGATGACTCAACTTAAATCTTGGATTGAAAGCGGGTCAACAGGTGGTATTGCCCTTCTCAAGGTCGATCAACTTGATGACGTGTATGAAAAAGAAGGATATATCCAAGGTGATGAACTGACTCGTAGCTTTGCTGCATCATTAATGGAAATTTCTTCAGATGAGTTCAATATTGCTCGTTTAAACAATTCTGAGTTTATGCTATTAGCTCCAAACATATCAGATGAAGATATGCTTGAGTTGGGTCGCGCTATGCTTAACCGTGTCGCCGAATTACAAAACGATCCACTTGATATTGCCCCACTTCAAGCTGCTGTTGCTTTAATTATGAAGCAAACTGACGACAGTATTTCAGATCTCCTTGCTCGCGCTGATAACGGCTTAGTACAAGCTCGTGCTAATCGCGAAGAACCAATGTTCTTGGTTCTTGCAGACAGTGATGAAAGCCAACCAAACTTTGGTAAACAACAATGGAAAGCCATCGTAGATGAAGCCATTGCTAATAAAGAATTTATTTTCAACTACCAGAAAGCTATCGACAGCAATAATCAAATGCTCCACCAAGAAGTATTTGCTGCTATACAAAAAGACGACACTCGCTATTCAGCAGGTAGCTTTTTGAATGCCCTTGAAAGCCTAGATAAAGGCCAAGACTTTGATATGTACATCATCGACGCAGTATTTGAGCAAGTCGATATATACGATCCGAAATATCCAATTGCAGTTAACTTAACTCAAAGCAGTGTTAATGATACTGGCTTTATGCGCTGGTTAAGCCAAAAAATGGAAAGCAATCCTGAATATGCCAACCGCATATTGTTTGAGATTCCTGAAATTTGCTTTATTAAGCAGCCAGATAACACCAAACTACTGTGTAACATCATTACTTCACATAAATACAGTTTTGGTATCGATAACTTTGGTCATAACTTTGGTTCGATTGACTATCTCAATGCCTACCGCCCTGCTTATGTCAAATTGGATTTTGCCTACACTACTCAAATAGATGATAACGAAAAAGCAGATGTTGTTTTCTCCATTGCACGTACTGCCGCCAACTTATCAATCACCACTATTGCTTCTCGTGTAGAAACAATAGAACAGAAAAACAAACTGATCGAACTTGAACTTGGTGGTTTCCAAGGTTTTGTTACTGAGCAAATTAATAATGTTACTGAAGGTCAGGCATAA
- a CDS encoding LapD/MoxY N-terminal periplasmic domain-containing protein → MTLYKQLLTWSMGIFITISVVLFALEFHHTRNDLIEQQTVRFDDTLNAATFALSPYLQGDDLEEAQTIIKKIFDNHNYQSTTLISITSSEAIKLNFKEPKNSIPSWFMTLSNIKPIQKTVQISSNWQPLANLKVINRPTFVYEKLWNNTKSILFALTFCGVILIVGLSIVFRRILVPLQIIQVSAQNLANNKFDEVLETSKYRELNDVVSVFNQITKQLRTHFEQQSEEKQTTCSCVPRSSIRIG, encoded by the coding sequence ATGACATTGTACAAACAGCTATTAACTTGGAGTATGGGGATTTTTATCACTATATCCGTAGTTTTATTTGCCCTTGAATTCCATCACACGCGTAACGACTTAATCGAACAACAAACGGTTCGCTTCGATGACACATTAAATGCTGCCACTTTTGCTCTTTCACCTTATCTACAAGGTGACGACTTAGAAGAAGCTCAAACTATTATCAAGAAAATATTTGATAATCATAACTATCAATCGACAACTCTGATATCAATTACATCGAGTGAAGCCATTAAGCTCAATTTCAAAGAACCCAAAAATTCTATACCTAGTTGGTTTATGACATTATCGAATATTAAACCTATCCAGAAAACGGTACAAATCAGCTCTAACTGGCAACCATTAGCCAATCTAAAAGTAATCAATCGCCCTACCTTTGTTTATGAAAAGCTGTGGAATAACACTAAATCTATTCTTTTTGCTCTAACATTTTGTGGCGTGATTCTGATTGTAGGATTATCGATAGTATTCCGTCGAATTTTAGTACCGTTACAGATTATCCAAGTTAGCGCTCAAAATCTTGCTAACAATAAATTTGATGAAGTATTGGAAACCTCTAAATACCGAGAATTAAATGATGTCGTTTCAGTATTTAATCAAATAACCAAGCAACTGCGTACACACTTTGAACAACAATCAGAAGAAAAACAAACTACGTGTTCGTGCGTACCAAGATCCAGTATCAGGATTGGCTAA
- a CDS encoding retention module-containing protein — protein MENNIPSSNVTNVNVESGSVFVIKAGQGAVLVTGNYQLKSDEVLLVTPEANATVSGQGQQVHIHNTQSAVSIVPNATGPVATTLGPQVQINAENAQNANFTESDIANIQRSVMNLQDPSQDIMNPVNSDEQGSQSNQTDDIAAIQQSILAGQDPTQEAEAPAAGEGAGDTANNSFVSIDYNYDAVLTHAGYDTKGFEREYRDEEDERGVLIADGGENLAVEVTEGDLDSGGGYPTESIASVVVEKGTYALDPNSFYIPEESVDSLLGELNSEITSGGEPVVFTYDAETNTFTGMQDGEPVVSFDVDFVALPNGDVTVSITTTVNQPIDHISGDTTGIVSNQGDDIHIEFPVSGMDINGNEIKEPINIEIDVNDGANEQFGTDSGTTINETDDRDLIVDGQVPLDLGSDEIATITFDPNQPSLEGLTSNGEPTEYTVDGNVVIVTDINGEPVLTVEVQTDGSYTVQATGPLDQDADDIINLNLGITATDDDGDTANGTIVINIEDGENAADVSDVVTIAEGDLKTQQQVTHILYMARVALPLLQ, from the coding sequence ATGGAAAATAATATCCCTTCTTCAAATGTCACCAATGTTAACGTTGAAAGTGGTTCAGTTTTTGTCATTAAAGCTGGTCAGGGAGCTGTATTGGTTACAGGAAATTATCAGTTGAAGTCTGATGAGGTTTTATTGGTGACTCCAGAGGCAAACGCAACTGTCTCTGGACAAGGACAACAAGTACACATCCATAATACTCAATCGGCCGTATCTATTGTACCAAATGCAACTGGGCCTGTGGCGACTACATTGGGACCACAAGTTCAAATTAACGCTGAAAATGCACAAAATGCGAATTTTACTGAATCGGATATTGCGAATATCCAACGCTCGGTAATGAACCTGCAAGATCCTAGTCAAGATATTATGAACCCTGTAAATTCGGATGAACAAGGTTCTCAATCAAATCAAACTGATGATATTGCCGCTATTCAGCAAAGTATTTTGGCAGGACAAGATCCAACTCAAGAAGCAGAAGCACCAGCAGCAGGTGAGGGCGCGGGCGACACCGCTAATAACTCTTTTGTATCGATTGACTACAATTATGACGCTGTTTTAACTCACGCGGGATACGATACTAAAGGTTTTGAACGTGAATACCGTGATGAAGAAGATGAACGAGGCGTTCTTATTGCTGACGGTGGTGAAAACCTTGCCGTTGAAGTTACAGAAGGTGATTTAGACAGTGGTGGTGGTTACCCAACTGAAAGTATAGCTTCGGTTGTAGTTGAAAAAGGTACCTATGCTCTTGATCCAAATTCGTTTTATATCCCGGAAGAAAGCGTAGATTCTTTACTTGGTGAATTAAATTCTGAGATCACATCAGGTGGTGAACCTGTTGTATTTACTTACGATGCGGAAACCAATACTTTCACGGGTATGCAAGATGGTGAACCAGTCGTTTCATTTGATGTTGATTTCGTTGCCCTACCCAACGGTGATGTAACCGTTTCTATTACCACAACGGTTAATCAACCTATCGATCATATTTCAGGTGACACCACAGGTATAGTGAGTAATCAAGGGGATGATATTCATATTGAATTCCCAGTATCGGGGATGGATATCAATGGTAATGAAATCAAAGAACCGATTAATATCGAAATTGATGTTAATGATGGTGCCAATGAACAATTTGGTACCGACTCAGGCACCACGATCAATGAAACTGATGACCGTGATTTAATTGTAGATGGCCAAGTACCATTGGATCTTGGTAGTGATGAAATTGCCACTATTACGTTTGATCCAAACCAACCCTCATTAGAAGGGTTAACGAGCAATGGTGAACCTACAGAATATACCGTTGATGGTAATGTAGTAATTGTAACAGATATTAATGGCGAACCAGTTTTAACTGTTGAGGTTCAGACCGATGGATCTTATACCGTTCAAGCCACTGGTCCACTTGACCAGGATGCAGACGATATAATAAATCTAAATTTAGGTATTACTGCAACAGATGATGATGGTGATACTGCTAACGGTACAATTGTTATCAATATTGAAGATGGTGAGAATGCTGCTGATGTTAGTGACGTTGTCACAATAGCTGAGGGCGATCTGAAAACCCAGCAGCAGGTAACGCATATCCTGTACATGGCACGAGTAGCGTTACCATTACTGCAATAG